The Cervus canadensis isolate Bull #8, Minnesota chromosome 29, ASM1932006v1, whole genome shotgun sequence genome includes a window with the following:
- the LOC122430498 gene encoding RNA-binding protein 14 isoform X3 — translation MKIFVGNVDGADTTPEELAALFAPYGTVMSCAVMKQFAFVHMRENAGAVRAIEALHGHELRPGRALVVEMSRPRPLNTWKIFVGNVSAACTSQELRSLFERRGRVIECDVVKDYAFVHMEKEADAKAAIAQLNGKEVKGKRINVELSTKGMVPTGV, via the exons ATGAAGATATTTGTGGGAAACGTCGATGGGGCGGATACGACGCCGGAGGAGCTGGCAGCTCTCTTCGCGCCCTACGGCACGGTCATGAGCTGCGCCGTCATGAAACAGTTCGCCTTCGTGCACATGCGCGAGAACGCGGGCGCGGTGCGCGCCATCGAGGCCCTGCATGGCCACGAGCTGCGGCCGGGGCGCGCGCTCGTGGTGGAGATGTCGCGCCCACGGCCTCTTAACACTTGGAAGATATTCGTGGGCAATGTATCGGCAGCGTGCACGAGCCAGGAATTGCGCAGCCTCTTCGAGCGCCGCGGACGCGTCATAGAGTGTGACGTGGTGAAAG ACTACGCGTTTGTTCACATGGAGAAGGAAGCAGATGCCAAAGCCGCCATCGCGCAGCTCAACGGCAAAGAAGTGAAGGGCAAGCGCATCAACGTGGAACTCTCAACCAAGG GTATGGTTCCGACCGGCGTTTAG
- the LOC122430498 gene encoding RNA-binding protein 14 isoform X1, which translates to MKIFVGNVDGADTTPEELAALFAPYGTVMSCAVMKQFAFVHMRENAGAVRAIEALHGHELRPGRALVVEMSRPRPLNTWKIFVGNVSAACTSQELRSLFERRGRVIECDVVKDYAFVHMEKEADAKAAIAQLNGKEVKGKRINVELSTKGQKKGPGLAIQSGDKTKKPGAGDTAFPGTGGFSATFDYQQAFGNSTGGFDGQARQPTPPFFGRDRSPLRRSPPRASYVAPLTAQPATYRAQPSVSLGAAYRAQPSASLGVGYRTQPMTAQAASYRAQPSVSLGAPYRGQLASPSSQSAAASSLGPYGGAQPSASALSSYGGQPAAASSLNSYGAQGSSLASYGNQPSSYGAQAASSYGVRAAASSYNTQGAANSLGSYGAQAASYGAQSAASSLAYGAQAASYNAQPSASYNAQSAPYAAQQAASYSSQPAAYVAQPATAAAYASQPAAYAAQATTPMAGSYGAQPVVQTQLNSYGAQASMGLSGSYGAQSAAAATGSYGAAAAYGAQPSATLAAPYRTQSSASLAASYAAQQHPQAAASYRGQPGSAYDGTGQPSAAYLSMSQGAVANANSTPPPYERTRLSPPRASYDDPYKKAVAMSKRYGSDRRLAELSDYRRLSESQLSFRRSPTKSSLDYRRLPDAHSDYARYSGSYNDYLRAAQMHSGYQRRM; encoded by the exons ATGAAGATATTTGTGGGAAACGTCGATGGGGCGGATACGACGCCGGAGGAGCTGGCAGCTCTCTTCGCGCCCTACGGCACGGTCATGAGCTGCGCCGTCATGAAACAGTTCGCCTTCGTGCACATGCGCGAGAACGCGGGCGCGGTGCGCGCCATCGAGGCCCTGCATGGCCACGAGCTGCGGCCGGGGCGCGCGCTCGTGGTGGAGATGTCGCGCCCACGGCCTCTTAACACTTGGAAGATATTCGTGGGCAATGTATCGGCAGCGTGCACGAGCCAGGAATTGCGCAGCCTCTTCGAGCGCCGCGGACGCGTCATAGAGTGTGACGTGGTGAAAG ACTACGCGTTTGTTCACATGGAGAAGGAAGCAGATGCCAAAGCCGCCATCGCGCAGCTCAACGGCAAAGAAGTGAAGGGCAAGCGCATCAACGTGGAACTCTCAACCAAGGGTCAGAAGAAGGGGCCTGGCCTGGCTATCCAGTCTGGGGACAAGACCAAGAAACCAGGGGCTGGGGATACGGCATTCCCTGGAACTGGTGGCTTCTCTGCCACCTTCGACTACCAGCAGGCTTTTGGCAACAGCACTGGTGGCTTTGATGGGCAAGCCCGTCAGCCCACACCACCCTTCTTTGGTCGCGACCGCAGCCCCCTGCGCCGTTCACCTCCCCGAGCCTCGTATGTGGCTCCTCTGACGGCCCAGCCAGCCACCTACCGCGCCCAGCCCTCAGTGTCACTGGGCGCTGCCTACAGGGCCCAGCCTTCTGCCTCTTTGGGTGTCGGCTATCGGACTCAGCCCATGACAGCCCAGGCAGCCTCTTACCGCGCTCAGCCCTCTGTTTCCCTTGGGGCCCCATACAGGGGCCAGCTGGCTAGCCCTAGCTCCCAGTCGGCCGCAGCTTCCTCGCTTGGCCCATACGGTGGAGCCCAGCCCTCGGCCTCGGCCCTCTCCTCTTATGGGGGTCAGCCAGCTGCGGCTTCTTCGCTCAACTCCTATGGGGCTCAGGGCTCCTCCCTTGCCTCCTATGGTAACCAACCATCCTCTTACGGGGCGCAGGCTGCTTCTTCCTACGGGGTTCGTGCAGCTGCCTCCTCCTACAACACCCAGGGAGCAGCTAACTCCCTAGGCTCCTATGGGGCCCAGGCAGCCTCCTATGGGGCCCAGTCTGCAGCTTCATCACTAGCTTATGGGGCCCAGGCAGCCTCTTACAATGCCCAGCCTTCAGCCTCTTATAATGCCCAGTCTGCCCCATATGCTGCACAGCAGGCTGCTTCCTATTCTTCCCAACCTGCTGCCTATGTGGCACAACCAGCTACAGCTGCTGCTTACGCGAGCCAGCCAGCTGCCTATGCCGCACAAGCCACCACCCCGATGGCTGGGTCCTATGGGGCCCAGCCAGTTGTTCAGACCCAGCTGAATAGTTACGGGGCCCAAGCATCGATGggcctgtcaggctcctatgGGGCTCAGTCAGCTGCTGCGGCCACCGGCTCCTATGGCGCTGCAGCTGCCTACGGGGCCCAGCCCTCTGCCACCCTGGCAGCTCCTTACCGCACTCAGTCGTCAGCCTCATTGGCTGCTTCCTATGCTGCACAGCAGCATCCTCAGGCTGCCGCCTCCTACCGTGGCCAGCCGGGCAGTGCCTACGATGGGACAGGTCAGCCGTCTGCAGCCTACCTGTCCATGTCCCAGGGGGCCGTTGCCAACGCCAACAGCACCCCGCCGCCCTATGAGCGTACCCGCCTCTCCCCACCCCGGGCCAGCTACGACGATCCGTACAAAAAGGCTGTCGCCATGTCGAAAAG GTATGGTTCCGACCGGCGTTTAGCCGAGCTCTCTGATTACCGCCGTTTATCAGAGTCGCAGCTTTCGTTCCGCCGCTCGCCGACAAAGTCCTCGCTGGATTACCGTCGCCTGCCCGATGCCCATTCCGATTACGCACGCTATTCGGGCTCCTATAATGATTACCTGCGGGCAGCTCAGATGCACTCTGGCTACCAGCGCCGCATGTAG
- the LOC122430498 gene encoding RNA-binding protein 14 isoform X4, translating to MKIFVGNVDGADTTPEELAALFAPYGTVMSCAVMKQFAFVHMRENAGAVRAIEALHGHELRPGRALVVEMSRPRPLNTWKIFVGNVSAACTSQELRSLFERRGRVIECDVVKGNWHSW from the exons ATGAAGATATTTGTGGGAAACGTCGATGGGGCGGATACGACGCCGGAGGAGCTGGCAGCTCTCTTCGCGCCCTACGGCACGGTCATGAGCTGCGCCGTCATGAAACAGTTCGCCTTCGTGCACATGCGCGAGAACGCGGGCGCGGTGCGCGCCATCGAGGCCCTGCATGGCCACGAGCTGCGGCCGGGGCGCGCGCTCGTGGTGGAGATGTCGCGCCCACGGCCTCTTAACACTTGGAAGATATTCGTGGGCAATGTATCGGCAGCGTGCACGAGCCAGGAATTGCGCAGCCTCTTCGAGCGCCGCGGACGCGTCATAGAGTGTGACGTGGTGAAAG GTAATTGGCATTCGTGGTAA
- the LOC122430498 gene encoding RNA-binding protein 14 isoform X2, which yields MEKEADAKAAIAQLNGKEVKGKRINVELSTKGQKKGPGLAIQSGDKTKKPGAGDTAFPGTGGFSATFDYQQAFGNSTGGFDGQARQPTPPFFGRDRSPLRRSPPRASYVAPLTAQPATYRAQPSVSLGAAYRAQPSASLGVGYRTQPMTAQAASYRAQPSVSLGAPYRGQLASPSSQSAAASSLGPYGGAQPSASALSSYGGQPAAASSLNSYGAQGSSLASYGNQPSSYGAQAASSYGVRAAASSYNTQGAANSLGSYGAQAASYGAQSAASSLAYGAQAASYNAQPSASYNAQSAPYAAQQAASYSSQPAAYVAQPATAAAYASQPAAYAAQATTPMAGSYGAQPVVQTQLNSYGAQASMGLSGSYGAQSAAAATGSYGAAAAYGAQPSATLAAPYRTQSSASLAASYAAQQHPQAAASYRGQPGSAYDGTGQPSAAYLSMSQGAVANANSTPPPYERTRLSPPRASYDDPYKKAVAMSKRYGSDRRLAELSDYRRLSESQLSFRRSPTKSSLDYRRLPDAHSDYARYSGSYNDYLRAAQMHSGYQRRM from the exons ATGGAGAAGGAAGCAGATGCCAAAGCCGCCATCGCGCAGCTCAACGGCAAAGAAGTGAAGGGCAAGCGCATCAACGTGGAACTCTCAACCAAGGGTCAGAAGAAGGGGCCTGGCCTGGCTATCCAGTCTGGGGACAAGACCAAGAAACCAGGGGCTGGGGATACGGCATTCCCTGGAACTGGTGGCTTCTCTGCCACCTTCGACTACCAGCAGGCTTTTGGCAACAGCACTGGTGGCTTTGATGGGCAAGCCCGTCAGCCCACACCACCCTTCTTTGGTCGCGACCGCAGCCCCCTGCGCCGTTCACCTCCCCGAGCCTCGTATGTGGCTCCTCTGACGGCCCAGCCAGCCACCTACCGCGCCCAGCCCTCAGTGTCACTGGGCGCTGCCTACAGGGCCCAGCCTTCTGCCTCTTTGGGTGTCGGCTATCGGACTCAGCCCATGACAGCCCAGGCAGCCTCTTACCGCGCTCAGCCCTCTGTTTCCCTTGGGGCCCCATACAGGGGCCAGCTGGCTAGCCCTAGCTCCCAGTCGGCCGCAGCTTCCTCGCTTGGCCCATACGGTGGAGCCCAGCCCTCGGCCTCGGCCCTCTCCTCTTATGGGGGTCAGCCAGCTGCGGCTTCTTCGCTCAACTCCTATGGGGCTCAGGGCTCCTCCCTTGCCTCCTATGGTAACCAACCATCCTCTTACGGGGCGCAGGCTGCTTCTTCCTACGGGGTTCGTGCAGCTGCCTCCTCCTACAACACCCAGGGAGCAGCTAACTCCCTAGGCTCCTATGGGGCCCAGGCAGCCTCCTATGGGGCCCAGTCTGCAGCTTCATCACTAGCTTATGGGGCCCAGGCAGCCTCTTACAATGCCCAGCCTTCAGCCTCTTATAATGCCCAGTCTGCCCCATATGCTGCACAGCAGGCTGCTTCCTATTCTTCCCAACCTGCTGCCTATGTGGCACAACCAGCTACAGCTGCTGCTTACGCGAGCCAGCCAGCTGCCTATGCCGCACAAGCCACCACCCCGATGGCTGGGTCCTATGGGGCCCAGCCAGTTGTTCAGACCCAGCTGAATAGTTACGGGGCCCAAGCATCGATGggcctgtcaggctcctatgGGGCTCAGTCAGCTGCTGCGGCCACCGGCTCCTATGGCGCTGCAGCTGCCTACGGGGCCCAGCCCTCTGCCACCCTGGCAGCTCCTTACCGCACTCAGTCGTCAGCCTCATTGGCTGCTTCCTATGCTGCACAGCAGCATCCTCAGGCTGCCGCCTCCTACCGTGGCCAGCCGGGCAGTGCCTACGATGGGACAGGTCAGCCGTCTGCAGCCTACCTGTCCATGTCCCAGGGGGCCGTTGCCAACGCCAACAGCACCCCGCCGCCCTATGAGCGTACCCGCCTCTCCCCACCCCGGGCCAGCTACGACGATCCGTACAAAAAGGCTGTCGCCATGTCGAAAAG GTATGGTTCCGACCGGCGTTTAGCCGAGCTCTCTGATTACCGCCGTTTATCAGAGTCGCAGCTTTCGTTCCGCCGCTCGCCGACAAAGTCCTCGCTGGATTACCGTCGCCTGCCCGATGCCCATTCCGATTACGCACGCTATTCGGGCTCCTATAATGATTACCTGCGGGCAGCTCAGATGCACTCTGGCTACCAGCGCCGCATGTAG